The nucleotide sequence GTGGTTGGATGACCTCCCATCAAACAGTGATTAGTCCCATACATTGGGGGTATTATTGCATTTGTCTATTACGAGCACGTCTGCATCTTCTTTTCCGCCTATAGCTTATTCGCTTCAGCAATTAAATGGCTCCGTTTACCCAAAGCCGTATAATATTTCCATCCTCCCATTGTTggctccccctttttttttactcacaccCCTTCATCTCTTGATAATCCAAACAAATACTTGATTCTATGCAACAGAGCATTTCTTGGCCGTGTTCCCTTCTTGTTGtttatctatatatttcttgtatactttgtgttttgctttCCTTTTCGCTAGACTCTCATTTCTTCTTACATAAGGCATCATTTCTTTGACTGAACTCTTTGATCTATTAACggcatttttttctctctctttggccTGCCCCCAGCCATGAAATTAATGGGGTGAGGCTGCCAGGGACtaattgtaaaatatttttattttcgcATTGTTCATCTTGCCTTCATATGTCCATCATCCACTACTTTCCATTCATAATAGACGTAGCCTTTTTAACACATACGATCCATTAAACCACAAATAATtgtattatctattattattggCATAGGCTCATGCTGGATGCAAAGGGTGTGTTTTAGAACTCATTAAAACATCAGTTGCTGTGTGGGGACAAAATCATCCTTCGAGTACAGCGCGCCGCCTAAAGTAAACAAGCCAGCCGACTGAACACTATTTTGTTCCAAACTCagtttaacaaaaaagaaagtcaatTGTAATTTGTGGATGTACACATACCGATTATTTTAAGGAGAACAATCTGATGTAGGTGTAACCAGTTACGAACAACAGCATACTTTTCCACTCTGTCAATCCATCTTTTTCTCGTGGGCCTTTCGGGTTTGGAGAAGTTTGGCCCGTTTTCGGTGATGGTCATTGGATATCCCGATCTTCTCTTAGTTTTCTCTTGCAGAGGTAGTCTTGCAATTCACAACTGTTTTTTAACCaacgtttttttaaatgtaacctGTAGTTATTAGGtataagtttgttttattttgtatctgtTCCCATAGACCTTGTCAATAAAACGCTGTCACGAAACAAGATAAGATTTCCCTTGCGAATAGAGAATTTATTCCAGTTTTTGGGtagtttttaatatatatttatagctTATAGCTTGGATGATCATTTCAACAAAGAGTTATTTTTGACACAATGTCAAGCATTTTTTTTGACACTGATATATTTCATATAGGATTTTTCGGAGCTTTGGATGACACCATAATAATGGTGTTAGAGGTTGCCAGGGCATTGTAAGTCAGTATGGAGAACAGGCAGAAAGTTTCTAGGTCGTAGGTACGGGAAGACGGAAGGAAACCGATGCagaataattacaataaattccACTCGGAGACAGTTCCATGAGCACAAAACCAAGTGAGTGGCAGGGTCCCTTCACGAGGCTTACTGTGCAATAGATTTTGTTTGAATGGTGCGTAACAAACCATGGCAACTTAGGTAAGTGAGAACTATGCTGCCTAGGAAACCACATAAGGGCTACCTACTGAATGAGGCCATTAGTACCTATTAATGAGAACACACTCTCACAGTGAGAGTTTTAAACAAGGAGGCTTGTCACAGAAATATTTCGATCATAGAGTCCTTTCTGCATCGGTTTCAGCTTACTCAGACTGATAAACCCACCCACAAAACAAAAGCCGACCCCAGGCCGAAATCTGACAGCTTCGTCACCCAATCTTGTTTCTCATTATAGCAGAATAGGTATTGGATAGCAGAATGTGCCCACATATCTGTTCAACAGCCATAGATCATGACACTGTGTGAGGAAGTCTGGTCATCCAACGGAACTGCGTTAGAAAAGGCTTGTGAACCCTACATCCATAATAACAATGAGACGCTAGAGGGATGAGGTTCGCAAAATTCTGCAAGCAACTGGGCAGAAATAAACAGGTTTGTACATCGCAAGCAAGTATTCACTGGTGACGGATTTTGCACAGATACTTGGAATATACATAGTGGGGTGGATGGAACAAGGGCGATTTGTTTTTGTgcgaataaaaacaaaaaatataagATGAGCTGGAGTATAATAACGCGATGGAATGGTCATACCATATAGCAACACAATTTGAGGAGAAAATATAGTGGAAACAAGGGAACGAAAGTGGGGCAGGGGTCCAGCATACGGTAAAAAGGCCACAGATACACTGGTGGGTGAATAGTGGATATTCAAAAGGCCCGTCGAACTGGGAGTTGTGCAAGCGATGAATTTGTGAGGAGGTGTGGAATAGTAATGGGGGGCGGTCGCGGGTGACAATGCGTTAAATAATTAGAAAGAAGATGAATTATAACTGGAAAAAAGTTGAAGGATGAAGGATGGGAGCGCAGCGGGAGTAGAGGACATGGTGAGGTGCAATGcggacacatacagtaaatacttTATGTACGTTGCCCCAGTTGGGTGTATACTATCAAATGCCACACAGGCGCAGCCAATCATAGGATCACAGACATTAGTTCTGACTTCTTCAAACTAGGCCTAGTGCGAATTTCACGTGGTATAACAACACACATCTATAAGACCGTATCAgcataacaaaaatgaaaacacactcgtgaacaaatataaaacagacaagGTACACATGTGGAATTGAGAAGGTCGTTACAGACATTTTTGATACATTTAGGAAGAAGAATGCTGGGGTCAGGGTGGAAGACAGCAAGACCTGCGGGAAGGACGGACGGTGCTGTGCATCACCTGGAGGATCACTACAAGGACTTAGTACGTCCATAGAAAGGAAGGGCCGCGGGAGAGGGGAGCAAGGGGCAAAGCAAGGGACTCAAGTAGAACGCTTAAATAATGGGGGATGGAAGACATCAAATGTGGATGTCATAGGTCGGCCAAAAATTCGCAACGAGAACTTGGGGAGCGGCCTATCACATGTCCACGGGCCCTATTAGCCTTTACAGCACAGCAGGATTTCAATCATAGAGGGTGTATAGTGTGGGACCCAGGGGGGTCGTGGGGACGGTGGTCCCACGCCGTGAAGATCACAACAAGCGCCGCCTGGGTAGTTTCGCTGGGCTGACCCCTCAGCTGGCGCAGGAGTATGGAGAACGCCAGAAGCAGACTTGGTGGGTGGCCCCAGACCGAGGGCAATTGCTGATTATTTTGTGGTTCTTTccatttcaaagaaaagaagggagagaggcTGGCAGAAACAGTTGGTCTCTTCTAACCAACGGAACTTGGCTGATGGTCTTGTATCCCCTTCCCATTCCAGCTGTGTGCAGGTTGACAATCTTGTCCCTGATGTTCTTAGCTCTTTTTTCCCCATCGAAAATCTGTGGAGGCAGCTATAGCCTTAAGTTGCCAAGCGACAGCCTCGAAACCTTAAGGGTTTTAAAAGAATCGGCAAAGAGAAGTTGACCAAATTCGTTCCTGAGATGTGCACAAACCTGGTGACTAACTACAAGAAACTAGTGGTGTgtgatactgcatattttggtattgatccgataccaagtaaatataGGCCAGTATCGCCGATACCGATACCGATACCGATACCGATACGtttcaataaataaagtggatgcgtattgaattgctaaatctcaataaattttcatgaccttaagtgtttttggtgatgtttccttttttattattaaatacttaaaacccaggacagaattagttatatattagtatatatacactgctcaaaaaaatgaaaggaacactttgaaaatacatcagattttttttcctcaacaggaaaagaaatcacgCTGGAGATCTTTCATGATATGGGACTGAAGAAGGTAATCAATGCAAAAGGATGTCCaatcattaatggaaatgaaaccGATCAACCTACACGGACCTGAAATTAAAACGCATCCCCAAATAATACCAAAATCAAAGCGAAAAAATTATGCGGCAGGCTAGTCCATTTTGCTAGAAtttctttgtagcaactcataatggtaTTCAGTAGTTTGTATGGCTTCCATGtgcttgtatgcatgcctgacaaTGTCGGGGCATGCTCCCAATGAGATGAAGGATGGTGTCCTAGGGGATCTCCTcccagatctggaccagggcatcactgagctcctggacagtctgaggtgcaaccAGGAGGCATCGAATGGACCGAAACATAATGTCCAAGAggtgttctattggatttaggtcagtcgagcataggggccagtcaatggtatcaattccttcatcctccaggaaCTGCCTTCATACTCTTGCCATATGAGGCTGGGCATTGTCGTGCACTAGGAAGAACCcaggacccactgcaccagcgtcgggtctgacaatgggtccaAGGATTACTACACAATGCTTACAGTAGAAGTGATAGTGTCCTTTTGCGTGGCTGTGTCAAAAGAGTTAACCCAACTCTGTATTCAATTTAGATTCAAAATTTTGTAATGGTGCATGAATTACAAGCAACAGTGATGTATCATACATGGGGGGatttttgtcttaaaaaaatataaaatctctTTGAATCTATGCTGATGAACATTATGAATTGAAATAGATAATTCACACAAAGTtatatacaatatttacaataagAAATTGGGCTATACTAAGTttcattgtttgatttgtgaTTGTGCTGTGTACTAATACTCTGTATTTACTGCAAGTAGAGCTTTACATTtctgtaaaattaaaataaagacatattttgctattaacattaatttacagatttacagaatACATAACTTTTAAGCAAAAACATAATGTTTCAGTCTTTCAATAACATTTGAATcattcacaaaataaatctattaagtaactgtattttttttttacacaaaagcAAGCATTTTCTTCAACTGAAATACTTTCATATCTCTTTGGACAGCACATCATAAATATTTGCGTTCAGGGTGCTAAGGACGGTAACAAACATAATGGCTGTGAAATGTCTGTGGATCTTACAGAATCTTTATCTGGATACTTTATTCCTATTTACAGAGTTACATAAACAAAAGACATAATGATTCATTACAAAAGAGCATTCATTCAGTGTTCGTACttttatgtatataatatacGTTTGTTTGAGTCAATTGTCAAGAAAAGTTATTTCTGACACAATGGCGAGCATGTTTTAGaagtaaatatttcatataagAATTTTCGGATCTCTTTGGACTGCACACCATAAATAATGGTGTTGAGGCTGCTAGGGACAATTGTAAACATTATGGCAGAAAGTTTTCTGTACTCTGAGTACTGAGGAAAACGATGCAGGATAATTACAACAAATCCACTGATCAACATGATTAGATACACAACTAGGTGAGTGCTGCAGGTCTTCAAGGCTTTACTGTTCAAAGACTTGTTTTTACTGGTCATACAAACTACTGTAATCTTAGTGTAAGTAAAAACTATGCTGCCTATAGAAGCTGTGAGCAAAACAACAGTAAATGTGAGGCCATAGATATTATTAATTAACACACTCTCACAGGAGAGTTTAAACAATGAGGCATTGTCACAGTAAGGATTCATGATCATAGTCCTGCATCGGTTCAGCCTTACGGTCAGACCAATAAGAATCCCAACGAAAAAAAAGGCTGATCCCCAGGCAAAAACTGTCAGCTTCATCACCATCTTGTTAGTCATTATTGTTGAATAGCGTAGTGGATAGCAGATGGCCACATATCTGTCAAATGCCATAATCATGAGCACAGTGTGGGAGGTGGTACCAAAAAACTGTGTGAGGAAAGCTTGAACCACACATCCATAATAAGTGATGAGACGCTCAGAAGGAGGCAGCAAAATGTCTGCAAGCAAACGAGGAAAAACACGAGTAATCCAAATAACATCACTGAGCGACAGGTTGCAAAATATGAGATACATAGGCTGGTGCAGGTTCTtgtcaataaaaataagaaCTGAAATGCCGATATTCATAACCATGGAAACAATGTATAAAAttaacaacaagaaaaagacaggGTAAATGTAATCCTTTGTGATATTTAAGCCTTCCATCTGGAGTGTGTAGCTGTTGTAGGTGTAGTTTTCCATcaacctgaaataaaaataacaatattctTTGAATGTTAGGATACTGGTAGAGTTGCAGCAATCCAGACATCAGAGATACGTGAAGTAATAAATGACAATAGTGGCTACTCAACAAAGcgtggaaaaaaataatttttaatgcTTGTAATACCTACTTTACCACTTAGGTTCATTAATCTTAAGCTTGTAATACCTACTTTACCACTTAGGTTCATTAATCTTAAATTATCACTACAAGCAGTCAGTACTCTTTAGCAACAATGAAGTTTCTCTTTTATAAATGCAATGTCACATCAAGGAGGTCACTTATGTGCCTTATGTGTGATGTAATATCAAGAGATCAATGTGATGTACATAGCAACCATCAACAAGCAGCAATGAACTTGTTTAAGAATCATACGTCTCAGCCACCTCCCTCAAACTGTTTATCGAGAAACTTTGTTCGTAAAACTGTTAAACTGCtatatgttgatttttttttcacaaagtggtGAACCTTTCTTCCCCTTTGCTTGTGAATGACTTTTAAGGATGGGCCTTTCATACCCAATCATTTTACCAatgaacctgtttacctgttGAATGATTctaacaggttttttttttaaagcattttacaACTTTCCAAGTGTTTTTCAAGCCTTTACACAACTTCACAGTCTTTTGTTGCCCATGTTCCAAACTTTCTGACAATGTTGCTGACATCAAATGACAACAGCAATACAATTGTTTAAGAATCATATGTCTCATCCACTTCCATCTAAACTTATCCT is from Larimichthys crocea isolate SSNF unplaced genomic scaffold, L_crocea_2.0 scaffold636, whole genome shotgun sequence and encodes:
- the LOC113745317 gene encoding olfactory receptor 1L4-like, translating into MENYTYNSYTLQMEGLNITKDYIYPVFFLLLILYIVSMVMNIGISVLIFIDKNLHQPMYLIFCNLSLSDVIWITRVFPRLLADILLPPSERLITYYGCVVQAFLTQFFGTTSHTVLMIGLTVRLNRCRTMIMNPYCDNASLFKLSCESVLINNIYGLTFTVVLLTASIGSIVFTYTKITVVCMTSKNKSLNSKALKTCSTHLVVYLIMLISGFVVIILHRFPQYSEYRKLSAIMFTIVPSSLNTIIYGVQSKEIRKFLYEIFTSKTCSPLCQK